The Mesoterricola silvestris sequence TCGTAGGCCTGGAAGAACCGCTTGGGATCGGGGTTCCCCGCCTCCCGGAAGGACACGGGGCCCACCAGGCCGAAGGGCCTGGCGTGGGCGGCCATGACGGCCACGGTGGTGCGCACCTCCCGGCCCCGCAGCGTGGAATCGGGGGCCGCGCCCAGGGCCGGGAGGTCGGTGTCGTAGCGCCCTCCCGCGTCCTGCACGACCCGGAGGCCGTTGAAGGCGCTGAAGGCGGTCTCGCGGAAGTAGAACGCGCCCAGGGGGGGCGTGAAGTCGTTGTGGAACACCACCACCGCCAGGGGCGCGTCGGAGGGCTGTTCGGACTGGTTCTCGAAGCTGTCCGGCGGCGCCTGGCCCTTCCCGGAACTGGAGCCGGAGCCGGAGCCGCCGTCCTCCTGGGGCTTGCCGTCCCCCAGCACCCGGTGGAGTTCCGTGATCTGCTTGAGGTGGCGCTGGGGCAGCGCCAGGAAGATCGCCGCCAGGGCCGCCACCACCATGGCCGTGCCCGCCAGCCCCCGGCGCCCGGAATCCGCGCCCACAAGCACCAGGGCCAGCAGCGCCGCCAGGGCCAGGCCCAGCAGCAGGAACCACGGCAGGGGGTCCATCCCCCGGCCCCACAGGGGATCCACCAGGAAGTAGGGCCGGTTGAGGAAGCCCTCCCGGTGGGCCGCGAAGAGCGACGCGAAGAGCCCCCCCAGCAGGGTGAGCCCCGCGATCCTCCAGGCGGGATGGCGCCGCGCCAGGGCCTCCTGGGCGCCCACCAGGGCCAGGGGCAGGGCCAGGGCGGGAAGGCACTCGGCGAGGGCGTACACGGCCCGGGGCCCCAGGAGCCGGGCCGGGCCGGGCCACCGGGACAGGAGGGCCGAGAGCAGGAGGGCGCCCCCGGCGCAGGCCAGGGGCGGCAGCGGCAGGGCCCAGGTGCGCAGGCGGCTCGCGGCCAGGCGGGGCCCCGCGAGGACGCCCAGCAGCGCCCCCAGCGCCGACGCGGCGATCCCCGCGGGCAGCGTGTAGCGCCCCGCGGCCAGGGCCACCACGGCCATCCAGAGGGCGGCGTGGACGGCGGTCCAGAGGCGCGGCCTCACGCGGCCCTCCCGGCGCGCTTGCGCAGGTAGGCCTCGGGGTGGTCCAGCACGTCGCCGCTGCGGATGTCCACCAGGGTCGCCCCCGTGGGGGGCGCGGCGATGCGGCCCAGCAGGTCCAGCACCTCCTCCGGGGCGGCCCCGTCCTCAGGCTCCGGGCGCAGGAAGGCCCGGCGCCACGGAGAGGGGGCGGGCTCCCGCCAGCCGTCCAGGGCGAAGACGGCCTGGACCCGCAGGGGCGCCGTGGCCAGGGCGGCCTGGACCGGCGCCGTCCAGGGCCCGTCCCGGCCGGGGAGGAGGAGGATGCAGGCGCCGAACCCGTCCCGCCGGGCCCGCTCCAGGAAGGCCGCGAACCCCCCTGCCCCGCCCGAGGATCCGGACCGGGCCAGGGCCTCCCGGGCGCCCTCCAGGTCCTCGGCGTCCTCGGCCCCGTCGGCCCCGAAGCGCCAGCCCGGCCCCAGCAGGCCCCGCTCCAGGAGGGTGCGCGCCAGGCGCGCCGGGGGCTCGTCCCAGGGATGGGCGGGGAGGTAGGCGCAGACCCGGGGCGCGGGTTCCACGGCCCGCTCGGGAATGCGCACGAAGGCCTTGCGGGTGCGGGCGTAGACCTTCCAGAGGATCATGCGCAGGGGGTCGCCGTGGCCGTACTTGCGGATATCCACGCGATCGCCCTGGGGCTCGCCCCGGGGATCGGTCTGGTCCTCCCCCCGCACCAGCCCGCTCAGCACGGCGCCGGGGTCCAGGGCCGCGCGCCGGGGCAGGATCCGGGCCGGGGTGGGCGCCTGGGCGCGCCAGCCGGTCTCGGTGAGGCCGAGGATATCGCCCACCCGCACGGTGCGCGTCACCGAGGGGACCAGGGCCCGCCGTCCCGGCAGCACGTGCTCCTGGCCCGAGGGCAGGCGCAGATCGGCCCGCAGGTCCCCGGGGGCCTCCCAGGCCACCCGCACCCGCAGGAAGGGCAGCCACCGGGACAGGGGCACCCGGTAGCCCGTGGGACTCCAGGTGCCGCATTCCAGCGCCAGGCTCCCCGGCCCGCCCCCGGCGCGCCGGCGCAGCACCAGGGCCGCGGCCAGGGTGGCCAGGCCCAGGCCCGCCACCAGGACCGCGGCCAGGACGCTGGCGGCGAGGAGCACCAGGTCCAGCCGGCCCACGCCCTGGAACCAGAAGGCGGCCCCCGCGAGGCCCAGGAGGGCCCACCCCGCGAAGGTGACGGGAAAGGCCTCCCTGAGCGCCGCCAGCGGCTTCATCCTCCGTTCCTTCCCGGTCAGCGGTGGCCGCTCACCGAAACCGGCAGGTTCCCGGCGCGCCAGGCCCGCATGCCGCCCCGCAGGACCCGCACCCAGGTGTAGCCGCAGGACGCAAGGACATCGGCCGCCAGGTGGGAGACCCGGTCATCGTAGTCCACCAGCACCACCAGCTGGCGCTTGTCCTTGGCGATCTCGGCCAGGGCCTTGGGGAGATGGTTGAAGGGCAGGTTGAAGGCGCCCCGGATATGACCCGACGAACCGTTGAAATCCTCAGGCCTCCGCAGGTCCACCACCACCGGCGGGTCCCCGTGCAGGACCTGCTCCAGTTCGATGGGCCGGAACACCTCCTTGTGGCGGGCCCGCCGCCAGCTCTTGAAGTCCGGCCATTTGAGGATCAGGATCGCCAGCAGGGCCACCAAGCCGCCAGCCAATGGATACGCCACTTCGGGCCGCGAAACCCAGCCTGCGAAGCCGCCCGGCCCGGCCAGGACGGCGGGCGTGAAGGCCTGGAGCAGGGCATGGGAATCAA is a genomic window containing:
- a CDS encoding DUF58 domain-containing protein, translating into MKPLAALREAFPVTFAGWALLGLAGAAFWFQGVGRLDLVLLAASVLAAVLVAGLGLATLAAALVLRRRAGGGPGSLALECGTWSPTGYRVPLSRWLPFLRVRVAWEAPGDLRADLRLPSGQEHVLPGRRALVPSVTRTVRVGDILGLTETGWRAQAPTPARILPRRAALDPGAVLSGLVRGEDQTDPRGEPQGDRVDIRKYGHGDPLRMILWKVYARTRKAFVRIPERAVEPAPRVCAYLPAHPWDEPPARLARTLLERGLLGPGWRFGADGAEDAEDLEGAREALARSGSSGGAGGFAAFLERARRDGFGACILLLPGRDGPWTAPVQAALATAPLRVQAVFALDGWREPAPSPWRRAFLRPEPEDGAAPEEVLDLLGRIAAPPTGATLVDIRSGDVLDHPEAYLRKRAGRAA
- a CDS encoding rhodanese-like domain-containing protein; amino-acid sequence: MFDSHALLQAFTPAVLAGPGGFAGWVSRPEVAYPLAGGLVALLAILILKWPDFKSWRRARHKEVFRPIELEQVLHGDPPVVVDLRRPEDFNGSSGHIRGAFNLPFNHLPKALAEIAKDKRQLVVLVDYDDRVSHLAADVLASCGYTWVRVLRGGMRAWRAGNLPVSVSGHR
- a CDS encoding transglutaminase-like domain-containing protein, producing the protein MRPRLWTAVHAALWMAVVALAAGRYTLPAGIAASALGALLGVLAGPRLAASRLRTWALPLPPLACAGGALLLSALLSRWPGPARLLGPRAVYALAECLPALALPLALVGAQEALARRHPAWRIAGLTLLGGLFASLFAAHREGFLNRPYFLVDPLWGRGMDPLPWFLLLGLALAALLALVLVGADSGRRGLAGTAMVVAALAAIFLALPQRHLKQITELHRVLGDGKPQEDGGSGSGSSSGKGQAPPDSFENQSEQPSDAPLAVVVFHNDFTPPLGAFYFRETAFSAFNGLRVVQDAGGRYDTDLPALGAAPDSTLRGREVRTTVAVMAAHARPFGLVGPVSFREAGNPDPKRFFQAYDVVSRVCAIHPKDLVGTPVGDPAWDAATFAHYTEGPGDPRYGQLAGRILETLRPEFREDRFARALAIKLWLDANATYSLDTTHGASPDPLADFLFGDLRGHCVYLAHAACLLYRAAGVPARVAAGYAADPSFRFGGASLLLRASNAHAWPEVRLQGYGWTPLDITPARSEVMPQQAPDKDLQQMLGEMALSEKPPPPPPPGLDRPPFEPAAVARILALLLGAAAALALPAAYAVKLWRRFAPALCGPAQAPRLAYRAALDAASAHGLARARGESREAFAARAGSPAFAALTALHLRWALGAPGTPPARDCLRLAREARSQFRAGAHPALRVLSFLNPLAWARVH